The sequence GGTATGGAGCAAATCCCTACCGCCGATGAGGCTTCCACCATCGCCGACGAACTGCTGTCGCTGTTCTTGTCCGATGAAGTCGATCGGGTTGAGCTGATCTATACCCGCTTTGTGTCGCTGGTCAGCTCTCGTCCGGTAATTCAAACCCTACTGCCCCTAGACCCTCAAGGGTTAGAGGTGGCCGATGACGAGATCTTCCGGCTCACGACCCGAGGTGGCGTCTTCCAGGTCGAGCGCGAGAAGGTCGCGGGGCCAACTCCGACGGAGTTTCCCCAAGATATGCTCTTTGAGCAAGACCCGGTACAAATTCTAGAGGCGCTGCTGCCTCTGTATTTGAACAACCAGATCTTGCGGGCGCTGCAAGAGTCGGCGGCCAGTGAGCTAGCCGCTCGAATGACCGCGATGAATAACGCCAGCGACAACGCCAAAGAATTGGCCAAAACCCTCAACCTGACCTACAACAAAGCTCGTCAGGCTGCCATTACCCAAGAAATTTTAGAGGTAGTGGCTGGGGCAAACTCTCTCTAAGCCTGAACAACCTACATTCACGATTCAAAAGCTCGCCACAACTGTGGCGAGCTTTTCTGGTTGTGGCTACCCCTGATTCAGCAGGGCGCACTGCGGTGCTACAGGTTGGCCGATGGGAAATCGGATCCGGTATTATAGCCATAGTCACCTGGGTTAGGACATCCAGAAACCTTAGAAACGTTCGAACGTTTTTAGGGAAAATGTCTTAACCAAACTGGCTACAGCTTACTGGTTGTGGATAACCCAGGCTAAGGCTCTGAGGCCTTAAGCATGACGTATTTAGCCTGGGTAGGCATCGCTATAGTCACCCCCTCTGGATGACGCTGTAGGGTGGCTAAACCTTGGCTCATCCCATTCATGTCTAGCACCTGGGCCTCGGTGATAGCTGGGTTGCGCAAGGTCAGGTTAACATCGGCATTGGAAATCTGCCAGGGGGCTTTGCCGTAGTCCGTGACTTCATATCCCCTGTGGGTCGTGCCATCATCCTCTTGCCATTGCACTGGTGTTTGGCTCCAACCAGTGGGTCGGGCTGTAGTACCCACCTGCAGCAAAATCTGCCTGGAGCGATCTAGGGGCTGGTCATCCATACTTACCGCTAGGACGGTTGCGTAGTGATTGCCTGAACTCACGGCTATATCTGTTAACTCTAGGGGACCGGCGGCCTGTAAAAAACCAGTCACTCCCTGGGCTTTAGGACTGTTTAACCAGCATAGCCCTCGACCGTAATCCCAGGTGATTTCCTGGGTAATTGAGGTGACAGTTTTGGCGGTTTCATCAATATAGGGAGCTAAATCCACGCTTTGATTGGGGGCTGGATTGTCACTATAGGTGACTTGCACTGGTCCTACCAAAAAGGCCAGGGGGTTCACCGCTACCTCATTCTCGCCGGCAGCCAACCTTTGACCCCGATCGCGATTGGGGTCAAAGGTTGCAGACTCGGCAATTATGGGCAACTGCCGCTGCCAGAGAGCCTCCAGACTGCGGTGCTCTTGGATAACCGGCTCGCCGGTTTTAATGTAGCCCTGGCGATACATCAGGGCCGCCGCTGGAAAATTGCCTAACAATTCTGGCGTATCGGCAATCCACTTACCCAAAGCAGGTAGGTAACCGTTAGCCGATGCCGGAGGTTTCCACTGGGGCATATCCATACCAAACCAGAAAAATCCGTCTATGCCAGTCAGTGACTGAAAGAGGCTAACTAAGAAAGGTCCCTCCGACTGGTAACTCAAGGGGGGAACCCAGGAGCTTTCCGTAATCAACATCGGGTGTCCTTTTACCTGCTTCAGGTTAGTGGGTAGCTGATCGGGATGGAAGAGTACGGAGGGATCGGTAAAGCGATCGCCGTTGACAATCGCCCAACCACTATGTTCACCCGTGTGGACACCGTTGTAGTAACGGTTAACCGCGATTACCTCGGCAGGGGTATAGGAATAGCGCTCGGCATCATTGAGGCGGGCCGGATCTGCGGTTTTCCAGTTATTGGCATTGATTAAAGATTTAACCCCCAACTCCTCCCGCAGAAAGCGCACCATATCTGCATTGAAGCGAGTCATGGTGAGGGTAAGAAATTCGGTCTGGTCAGCCAGCCGTTGAGCCTTACTTGGATCTTCTACAGGCTGAGTCAGCATCCAGATAGGACCCAGGGCAAGTTGCCCCTGGGCCAGATCATCTCCCTCAAAGCTGACGTTTTGCCAAGCCCTCAATGCTTGATCGAGGGACCCGTATTTTTCCTTGAGCCAATTGTTGTACTGGTCGGTGAGTATCTTTAAATCATCCCCCTGCAACCCCTGCAACGTCCAAAAGAGGAGAGAGTCTTCATTCTGAAGCTGGATCAACGCTACGGCGGGGTCATCCTTCAGGGCTAATCCTGTGTAGGGGTTAACGGGTTCTAAAAGCGCACGCCACCAGTCCCGGTAGGCGGCTTGCAGGGTGGTATCAAAAAACAATAGCCCCATCATGTTGTCGCTGTCGCGAGGCACAGGCCAATGGGGTTGCAAAGCCAAAACAGCGGCGAAATAGGGGGAAATAGCAGTATAGATGCCTTCCTGCTTCATGGCGGCCACCAATTGCCACAACTGCTCGCGAGCAGTTTCATCGATGGCGTTCAGTGGGGCTTGATCTGCTGTTGAAGGAACTTGTCCATGCCAGCGCACCAGGTTAACGCCCCGCTTGGCTAAGAATCGGGCTTGTTCGGCTATGGCGGCTGGCTTCTGCTGCCAAATGAAGCTGTTGACGGGCCAGAACCGCATGGGGGCACCATCGCCGGCAACCAAATCTTGACCATCGGCGGACTGATGGATAAATCCCGTTTCTCCCGCTACGGCTTCATTGAGGTAGCGGAGATCTAACAGAGCCTCATCACTGAAGGTATCGGGCTCGGGGGTAAAATCCCAGGACTGATTAGGATCCACTACATTGGTGCTCAGGCTGGCATTGGCGACTGGCACTCGGTTAGATCCAAAAAATGGTGACTGAGGGTGATGGCAACTAACCACTAGCGCTGCCATGCTGCCCACTAACCCAATCAGACCCACGTATCGTTTGATCGATCGCGAATTTTGGATCTTCCGGAGTATTGGCAGCATGACTCAATCCTCATGATCATTTAGTCCTCATTGGCAGTCATCCGAAAGCCTACTTGGCTAACCCCCGGTTGGGCTGAGCAAACAACCGTTTGCCCCTACGCAAGCTCCGGTTGGGAATCGGGGGGGATGGAATTTGGATTGGGCAGCAAGGCTTCCTCGCGCTGAGTCTAGCGGATTGTCTGCCGCCGCCGAGGACTGGCTAGAAGGCTTGATACAATCTTTACCGGTGTTGCTGACTTGAAGCATGACTTTTCGTAGGGGCAAACGGCTGGTTGCCCCTACGAACGATGTTGCAGTAGACCGATGTCCGGCCACACCTCGGTCGAATGTGCTACTGGGCGACGGTTGCTTGGGTTAGCTGTGGCGCTTTTGATGCCAGGCCCAGGCATGGGTCAAGATGGTGTCGATATCGGCATACTGGGGGTTCCAACCCAGAATGCTGCGGGCGCGATCGCTGCCTCCCACCAGCGCAGGCGGATCGCCGGGGCGGCGATCGACTTCGACCACCGGGATACTCTTGCCGGTCACCCGTACCGCCGCATCAATCACTTCCCGCACCGAAAAGCCGTTGCCGTTACCCAGGTTGAAGACGTTGCTCTCGCCTCCCTTGAGCAGGTATTCCAGGCCCAAAATGTGGGCATCGGCCAGGTCGCAGACGTGAATGTAGTCGCGCACGCAGGTGCCGTCGGGAGTGGGGTAGTCGGTACCAAAGACGCTGATCGACTCCCGTTTGCCCAGGGCTGTTTGCAGCACTAACGGAATTAGGTGGGTTTCTGGGTTGTGGTCTTCGCCCAGCAGGCCACTGGGGTGGGCACCGGCGGCGTTGAAGTAGCGAAAGCGCACCGATCTAAAATCGTAGGCTTTGTCGTAATCGGTCAAGATGCGTTCCACCATGAGTTTGGTGGCCCCGTAGGGATTGATCGGGTTTTGAGGATGGGTCTCGGTAATCGGCATTTCCTCAGGAACGCCGTAGGTGGCGCAGGTCGAAGAAAACACGAAATTTTTGATGCCCGCCTCTACCATGGCATCGAGCAGCGATAGGGTGCCGACCACATTATTTTCGTAGTACTTAGCGGGGTTGCTCACCGACTCGCCCACGTAGGCGTAGGCCGAAAAGTGCATTACCGCGCTGATGTTGTAGCGGCTAAAAATATCTTTGAGTAGACCTTTATCTAAGGTGCTGCCCTCAATCAACTCGGCTTTGAGTACAGTTTCGACCAGATCGCGGTGACCGTAGACCAGGTTGTCTAAAATCACTACCTGATAGCCCGCCTGCTGGAGGGCCATGACGGCATGGCTGCCAATATACCCCGCCCCGCCGGTCACAAGAATGGTGTTTGCGTCAGTTTTCATAGAAAATATCTCTAACTTAGGATGGGAAAAGTAAGTGCTGGGGCGTTTGGCCTGCCCTGTCATAAAAAATGAGTTAGCAGCCATTCTAAAGCTTGGCTAACCCACTGACTTCACCCCAAGAGACTAAGTCATGAATTTTTCATCTCTACTCGCGACCGCCTCATAGAATCTCGCCCTGGGGCTGAAGGGAATGCAATTTGCATTAAGCAATTTTTAATTAAAGCTCAGCAGGCTCGTAAAGTCGGCTGGAGGCTGTCTAACAAGCGATCGCTTCTATGCTGAAAAGGGGGTGTCATACCAAATCCTGCTTGGTTACCCCCGATTCCGGCAGGGCGCATGCCATTCGCCCCTACGAGTTGGCCTGTTGGGAAGCGGGGGTATGGAACTCGGATTCGGTATCAACCCGTCTGGCATTTTACTCGGCATCTCCCACTTGCTGCTGGTCGATCTCGCCAAAGATGGCCGTGGGATGGCAGTAGTACTTAAACTCCAGCAGGTTGTAGAACGGGTCTTGCAGAAAGAACGTGCGGTGCTCTAAGGTGCTGCCCGTAAACCGCCGCTTTTCGTTTTGATAGAAGGTAAGGTTTTTTGTCTTGGCTTGATCTAGCAGCGCCTCCCAATCGGCCTCGGCCATAAACACCAGGCCAAAATGGCGGGGGTAAATGCCCTTTTGAGGCACCAGGTCGGGGGTTGTGTGAGCTACTAGCTGGTGGCCATACAAGTTAAGGATGAGAGAGTTAGCGGTTTCGCGCCCTGGCTGGCAGCCTAGCCCTTCCACATAAAAGGCTTTAGCGATCGCAATATCGGCGACGGGAAAGGCGAGATGAAACAGGACAGCGGCAGAATCCATAGAGGGTGGTAGAGCGCAGTAGGTAGACACACAGCGGGACAGGGGCTAGAGCTAGCCATAGTATTAGCTCACGGGGCCGATGCGATCGAGGGGCCAAAACCGCAGCCGCGCCCGGCCAATAATGTTTCCCTGGGGCAACCCGCCCCAAACGTGGGAGTCGTTGCTGTCGTTGCGGTTGTCGCCCATGACAAACACTTGGCCCTGGGGCACCGTCACCGGCTCTAGGGTATAGGCGGGGGGTTCTAAAAGGTAGGCTTCTTGGAGGGGCATGCCATCGACTAAGACCTGACCTTGGGAGACTTGCACCGTCTGGCCCGGTTCGCCGATCACCCGCTTGATGAAGGCCTGCTGAGGGGCATAGCCTAGCCGGGTGAGCTGAGGCGGTGGCGCAAAGACCACGATATCGCCCCGGTGGGGTGGTTGCCAGCGATAGCTGATTTTTTCGACCAGCAGGCGATCGCCGATATGCAGGGTCGGGTCCATGGAGTTAGAGGGAATATAGCGGGGTTCAGCAATGAACACTCGCACTGTTAGAGCGATCGCTAGGGCGATCGCCAACACCCGCAGGTTGCTCCATTGTCCAACCCAGAGCGATCGCCAGCGTTCCCAGGGCGATGTTGGCTCTGGGGATGCTGGCTGCGCTGGGGTGGGAGGCGTAACTTGGGAGGTCTGCGGTAGCTTAGGATCCATAAAGTTGCGAAGTCGAGGGGTGGAGAAGAGTTAAGGGTCACCCTATGCACTCACCTTACAGGGGATACGGAGCCGTGGCTTGGGGCTCATGGGCTAGAACCGAAATTCTAAAACTGCGCCGGTGTTTTCGTTGAATTGTTCGTAGCTGGTAGTGCCCCGAATTGTAATCTGATCGGTAATGCGGTAGCGCACGCTAAACACCGCTGGTGTCACATTGGTGAACACCTTTTGCACCGACGCCGAAATATTGGGCGAAAAGTTAAACCCAATCTCGCCGCCGATATCGACAACCCCACCCTGCTGCCCCGGCGGTGAGGCCGAAAACAGCCGCAGGTCGGTGCGCTCTAGGCCAGAACCCAAGATGTTTTGTAGGTTATTCAGTAAGGCCGACCCGGCAAAGGCCAGCAGCCCCTGAAAGCCATCGCCCCCGCCCGATACACTGCCCAGCGTAGACTCAAGAGCGGTCAAAAATCCACCGCTAATCAAGGCGACAATTTCGCCGTCTGAGCGCGGCGGGGTACTCGATAGCTCAACCCCCTGTAAATTGACCACGCGACTGGCTCGACCATCGACGCTGGCACGAATGCGCACGGTCTGTACGCCCGCCTGGGTCAGCCCGAGCTGGTCAATGCGAGAGACGCTGATTTCGTTGCGGGGGAAGGGGGATGCGGCAGCCAGCGTATTGCCAGCGGCGGCACTGTCGGGCACTGCCGCCGAGAGGGTCGCTACCAGGTAGGGGTCGATCGTGTCATCGAGGTCACTAAATTCGGCGTAATTTTCGTCGCCAGTCAGGCGAAACTCGGTGGTGAGCAGGTTGATGCGGCCCGAGGGCAAATTGATGCGGCCATTGGGGCGAATGTTGGGAGCGGCCCCGACTAGATCTAGGGTGCCCTCGGCCCGCACATCGACCAAGCCTGGAATGGCTAGTCGTACATTGTCGGCTAGCACCAGCTGAAAGTCTTCTAAGACTGGCGGAATTGGGTCAAAAATTCGGGGTTCTCGAGTGGTGGCAAAGCTGGCTGGGGCATTGCCCCCTTCATTGGCTTCTGGTAGGGTCAGCAGCCCATCGGAGAGTGCAACCTCACCATAGACCAGCGGCGGCAGCAAAAACACGCTGCCACCCACTACCACGTTGCCGTCAACTCGGCCTCGGTAGGTACCGGCAGGGTTGCGCAGGTCGAGAGCAATGTTGTCGAGGGTAAGCCGAAAGGGGTTGTCGGCGGTGCTAGCGGTTGCGCCAGAAAAAGCGATGCTGCCGTTGTCAAACAGCCCTGGGGCCAGGTCTTGAACCGAGGGCAGCAGCTTGAGGTTGCCATTGGCAACGACCTTACCGTTGCTAAAGTCACCTTCGAGATTTTGCACATCGAGGATGAGGCCCCTACTGTACACAGAGCCGACTCGGGCCGTGCTGGGGCCTTCTACAACTTGAATGTTGCCCCGCAGGTTAGTAATTGGCTCTGGCAAACTCCGAGAACTGATGGTGACGCCATCTAAGTTGGCACTGCCGGTGACGTTGAGGGTGGTCAGGGCCTCTTGAATGGACTGGTTAAGCGGCCAGCGGCCCTGGACCGCCAGATCAAGGGCTGCCTCGCCCGATTCCCAAGCGATCGCCTGGGTGAGCAGGTTAATCAGGGCAAAGCCCTCGTCCCGCATGCGCAGCGTCACATTGACCGTATCGGCTTCGGGCTGCTGGTTGAGGCCGGGCATCGGCAGGGGCACACTGGCGATCAGCCGTAGCGGATCGGTGGCTTGCTGGTCAGTCTGATCGTCAACGGCTATTCGGCTAATCAGGTTCAGTCGGGCATCTTGATACCTAAAGTTGGCGGTAGCCAGGTCGAGGGCATTGCCGTTGATGGTGGCTTCGTTGACCGCCAACTGTCCCCGTACCTGGGGATTGGCGAGGTTCCCGGTCAGGGTGGCCCCCAGGTTCATCAGGCCGTCGAGGTTGTCGGGCAGTCGCAGCGGCTGACGGACGGCATTAATCGGCACATCACTGACTTCTAATCGCAGGGTGCGGCCCTCAACGTCGTTGGGGTCAAGGCTAAAGTCACCATTGAGGGTAGCCAGGGCAACGCCCTGCTGGGTGGTGGCCGAGAAGCCAGAGAAGTCCGATCGCAGGCTGACCGGCTCTAGCCGCACTACGTTGTCTTGGTAGCTGCCCTGGGCAATAAATTCGTCAATGCGATAGGTAGCCCCATTGCTGCCGTTAGAACTGCCCCAGACCCAGTTGGCCCCAGCCAGGTCAAAGGTGACGTTGAGATCGTCGGGAATGGCCCCACGGGCGGTAACGGTACCCGAAATGCTGCCCACAAAGTCTTCGAGGGGCGGTAGCGGAGCGGTTTCGGCCTGGGCCGCCAGAATATCTTGCAGCTCTTGAATTTCGGCTAGGCGGCGCAGCTGGTCGAGCAGACTGGCGTTGCGATCGCCCACCGGGTTGACCTCCGCTAAAGACGCCAGATCGACCTCGGTAGCAGGGCGAAACCACTCGGGCGGACGGAGCAGATTGAACCGAAAATCGGCCTGTTCAAAAATTAGGAAGGTCTGCAAGAGATCTTGAATCTGGCCATTATCGACCACCAGTTCACCATTGATCTGGGGGGTGTCGCCCAGGGTGTAGGTGCCGCTGGCCAGGTAGCGGCTGAACCCCGACGCCGACTCTAGGGTGCCCCCTACCAGGCCAATCACGCCGTTGGCATAGGTGATCGTGCCCCGCAGACGACCGTAGCGAGTCACTTCTAAGGGCCGCTCTGGGGCGTCGGGGTCAAAGGCGGCGACGGTGGTTTCGGTGGGCAAGCTGAGGTAACCCACGCTGGGGTCTTGCACATCGAAGGTGGCGCGCAGGGTGGGCTGGCGCAGGTTGGCCACCACCTCTGCCGAGGTAATTAGACCACCGATGGTGCCCAGCCCGTTGGTGCCGGCCTGGGGCAGTCTGAGATTGCTGAGGGGAAAGTTGGCTACCGTGGCGTAGAGCTCGTCGCCCTGGGTATAGCCCTGGGCCAGGGCCTCACCGCTGCGAACGTCAAAGGTTAAATTGCGATCGCCCTGGGCCGTGGCCACCAAGATGCGATCGCCGCCGCCGGTCAGATCGACGGATAGCGGGCCACCCTGGGTAAAGGCGACTGGGCCGCTCAGGGGCGACGCAAAGCCCAGATCGCCGGCGGTCAAGCCCACCAGCGAGGCGTTACCGTTGAGGGCCAGAGCCCCCGGTCGCCCTCGCAATCGTCCTTGAAAGAAGGCGTTGCCCCCCAGGGGGATGATCGCCGGGACGGGCAGGGCGGCCAGGCTATAGCTCTCAGCATTGAGGTTGAGATCGAGGTTGGCGATCGTCGGTGCCCCCGGCCCGCTTAGCTGCGGCGTGATCACACCGCTGGCATTCAGGCCAGCGGTGCTGGCCTGCTGCACTAAAATTGACTGCCCATTCCAGGCCAGGTTGGCGGTGAGGGGCTGGCGCACCTGAGCCAGCTGAGGTGCCCGAGCGGCGGCGGTGGCTAGCCCGTCTGACAAAAACAACTGCCCCTGCCCCGTGGCCCCCGCCAGGCTGAGATTGTCGGTGCTGCCGGTAAACCGAAAGCTCCCCTCGGCGGTGCCCTGGAGATCGGGGGCGAAGGCGGCCATTTGCAGATCGCGACCCTGGACGGTGGCATTCCACTGGCCCCCGGTTAGGGTGGCCTGGGTGAGCACGGTGCCCCCGGCGGCTGTTGCCTGGGCTGTCCCCTGCCCCTGAATGCTGCGCAGACCGGCCTCGCCTAGGGTGCCGACCAGCTCAGCCTCGCCGGTGATGCTGCCGCCGATGCCCGCGCCGAGTTGATCAAGCTGTAGATCGACCGCCCGGAGGGTAGACTGCCAACGGCGATCGGCTAGCCCCAGGCTGCCATTGGCGACTACGGTACCCCCGGCCACCTGCACAAAGGTATCGGTAAACCCCAGGGCATTGTCGGCCAGCCGCACGGTGCCCTGGGCTGGGTAGGTGCCCAGGGGGGCGCGCCAGCGGGCACTACCCACCAGTTGGCCCACGGGGCCAGCCACTTCGGCATCGACAAACATCGGCCCGAGATCGACGTTGTCGGGCAGGCCATAGCGTCGGCCAATGGCGGTAGCCGGCAGGCGATCGCCGGTCATCGTTAGTGAGAGCTGTCCTGGCTCCCCAAAGGTAAATAGGCCACTGCCTGCGATCGCCCCGCCGTCTTGAGGACTGGCCTGGAAGCTGTCAATGGCTAGATTGGGGGCGCGGAGGGTAGTGCTGGCCCGCAGGTCAGAGAAGGGCACCTGGTCGATCACAATGGTGCTCTGGGAGATAATGTCGCTGGCGATCACAGGCCGATTTAGCGGCCCGGTCATGGTGACATTGGCTAAAAACGTGCCCACCGTAGACACCGGCATAGCCACATCAAACAGCTCAGAGATTTGGGCCACCGTAAAGGGATTCACCTGCCCACTCAGGTCGTAACCCTCGTCAAAACTGAGGATGCCGCCTGCCTCTGCGGTCAAGGTGCCTAGGCTGGCAGTTACCCCCTCAAACTCGATCTCTCGGCCTCTAAATCGCACATCGCCCTGAAGATTTTGCAGCGGTTCTGGCAGACCGCGCGTGATTACAGACCCCTCCGTGACCCGTGCCGTACCCACAATGGTCGTCGGCACGCCACGACCACTTTCGATATCGACCTGGCCGCTGACAAAGCCACTGGGAAACTGCACCGGCAACGGATTGTCTAAAAAAGAATCGACCAGCGGCATGATGTCGGTGGCTCTGGCCGCCTGGGTGCGCAAGTTGATGTTGGCGCGCAGGCCGGGGCCGGGTACCTCTGTAGCGTCGGCGCTGGCACTGGGAGCATCTTGGGGCGGCGGTAGCAGCACGGCCCCTTTCAGGTTGAGACTGCCCCCTTGCAGGGAGTTGCCGCTTAGGGCCAGATTGAGCTGCTGGGTCTCTAGGGGAGAGTTGGGGTCGTCGGGGACTTCAACGAGAGCGTTGGTAAATTCGAGCTGACCCTGGATATCGGCGATCGCCACCTGCACCGGCTCTACGTCATCGGCCACGTAGGGCACCATGGTGAGCTGGCCATCGTTGACGTTGATCGTGGCGATCCGAACGTCCACAAACGGATCGCGATCGGGGTCGCGATCGGGCAAATTGATTTCCAGATCAAACCATTCCCCCTCGGCATTTTGCTCTAGGTAGAGGTTCCCCTGATCTAGGGTGAGGCTGAGGGGCAGCTCTCGCCGCCACAGATCGAGGAGCCGAAAGCTGACCTCCACCCCTTCTAGCGATAGCGTATCGGGATCGCTGGGAGTCGGTGGCAGGGTCGATGGCCCCAGTCGCACCCCCGACAGCCCTATCCCTTCCACCGGCCCCAGCTCGACCGGGCGACTGATCACCTCGGTTAGCTCACTTTCTAGCCAGGGCACGAGATTGTGTCGGGTCCATAGCCAGCCGCCCAGGGCTACGGCTCCGCCTAGCACCAGCCCAGCACCGAGCACCGAGCCTGCTACCAACCAGCGGCGACCGCTTGCCTGAGAATCTAGATCGAACTCTTCTAGATCAGACTCTTCTGGGCCAAGCTCTTCTGGGTCGGTGGGAGAAAACTCCTCTGGTGCTTGAGCCGAGTCTTCTGGCTCTTGAGCCGGGTCTGGTTTTTGGGAAGGGGTCATACCCGTTTACGCCACCGCAAAACACCCACCAATAGTAATGAACTCCCCAGCATCTGCCCACCACCTGCAACGAAGGTATGTAATCGCCCAAAGGGTAGGTGAGGAGGTGTTGCCCCTTGGGTTTGGCCGTTTAAATCGTTTGCACTCAATCCTGATCATAGACGCTAGGTCTGGCAATTTGTTCACGCTGCTCTGGCCCGCTAAAGTAAACAAGTAATGCTGTTGGTGAGATATGGCTATGGTGGTGTACGTGCTGTTATTTAACGCTCGCACCGAAAACGAAGGTATCCACACTCTGAATGTAGATGGCCAGGATGTGGTGCTGATGTTTGAGCATGAAGACGATGCCAC is a genomic window of Nodosilinea sp. E11 containing:
- a CDS encoding translocation/assembly module TamB domain-containing protein encodes the protein MTPSQKPDPAQEPEDSAQAPEEFSPTDPEELGPEESDLEEFDLDSQASGRRWLVAGSVLGAGLVLGGAVALGGWLWTRHNLVPWLESELTEVISRPVELGPVEGIGLSGVRLGPSTLPPTPSDPDTLSLEGVEVSFRLLDLWRRELPLSLTLDQGNLYLEQNAEGEWFDLEINLPDRDPDRDPFVDVRIATINVNDGQLTMVPYVADDVEPVQVAIADIQGQLEFTNALVEVPDDPNSPLETQQLNLALSGNSLQGGSLNLKGAVLLPPPQDAPSASADATEVPGPGLRANINLRTQAARATDIMPLVDSFLDNPLPVQFPSGFVSGQVDIESGRGVPTTIVGTARVTEGSVITRGLPEPLQNLQGDVRFRGREIEFEGVTASLGTLTAEAGGILSFDEGYDLSGQVNPFTVAQISELFDVAMPVSTVGTFLANVTMTGPLNRPVIASDIISQSTIVIDQVPFSDLRASTTLRAPNLAIDSFQASPQDGGAIAGSGLFTFGEPGQLSLTMTGDRLPATAIGRRYGLPDNVDLGPMFVDAEVAGPVGQLVGSARWRAPLGTYPAQGTVRLADNALGFTDTFVQVAGGTVVANGSLGLADRRWQSTLRAVDLQLDQLGAGIGGSITGEAELVGTLGEAGLRSIQGQGTAQATAAGGTVLTQATLTGGQWNATVQGRDLQMAAFAPDLQGTAEGSFRFTGSTDNLSLAGATGQGQLFLSDGLATAAARAPQLAQVRQPLTANLAWNGQSILVQQASTAGLNASGVITPQLSGPGAPTIANLDLNLNAESYSLAALPVPAIIPLGGNAFFQGRLRGRPGALALNGNASLVGLTAGDLGFASPLSGPVAFTQGGPLSVDLTGGGDRILVATAQGDRNLTFDVRSGEALAQGYTQGDELYATVANFPLSNLRLPQAGTNGLGTIGGLITSAEVVANLRQPTLRATFDVQDPSVGYLSLPTETTVAAFDPDAPERPLEVTRYGRLRGTITYANGVIGLVGGTLESASGFSRYLASGTYTLGDTPQINGELVVDNGQIQDLLQTFLIFEQADFRFNLLRPPEWFRPATEVDLASLAEVNPVGDRNASLLDQLRRLAEIQELQDILAAQAETAPLPPLEDFVGSISGTVTARGAIPDDLNVTFDLAGANWVWGSSNGSNGATYRIDEFIAQGSYQDNVVRLEPVSLRSDFSGFSATTQQGVALATLNGDFSLDPNDVEGRTLRLEVSDVPINAVRQPLRLPDNLDGLMNLGATLTGNLANPQVRGQLAVNEATINGNALDLATANFRYQDARLNLISRIAVDDQTDQQATDPLRLIASVPLPMPGLNQQPEADTVNVTLRMRDEGFALINLLTQAIAWESGEAALDLAVQGRWPLNQSIQEALTTLNVTGSANLDGVTISSRSLPEPITNLRGNIQVVEGPSTARVGSVYSRGLILDVQNLEGDFSNGKVVANGNLKLLPSVQDLAPGLFDNGSIAFSGATASTADNPFRLTLDNIALDLRNPAGTYRGRVDGNVVVGGSVFLLPPLVYGEVALSDGLLTLPEANEGGNAPASFATTREPRIFDPIPPVLEDFQLVLADNVRLAIPGLVDVRAEGTLDLVGAAPNIRPNGRINLPSGRINLLTTEFRLTGDENYAEFSDLDDTIDPYLVATLSAAVPDSAAAGNTLAAASPFPRNEISVSRIDQLGLTQAGVQTVRIRASVDGRASRVVNLQGVELSSTPPRSDGEIVALISGGFLTALESTLGSVSGGGDGFQGLLAFAGSALLNNLQNILGSGLERTDLRLFSASPPGQQGGVVDIGGEIGFNFSPNISASVQKVFTNVTPAVFSVRYRITDQITIRGTTSYEQFNENTGAVLEFRF
- the galE gene encoding UDP-glucose 4-epimerase GalE gives rise to the protein MKTDANTILVTGGAGYIGSHAVMALQQAGYQVVILDNLVYGHRDLVETVLKAELIEGSTLDKGLLKDIFSRYNISAVMHFSAYAYVGESVSNPAKYYENNVVGTLSLLDAMVEAGIKNFVFSSTCATYGVPEEMPITETHPQNPINPYGATKLMVERILTDYDKAYDFRSVRFRYFNAAGAHPSGLLGEDHNPETHLIPLVLQTALGKRESISVFGTDYPTPDGTCVRDYIHVCDLADAHILGLEYLLKGGESNVFNLGNGNGFSVREVIDAAVRVTGKSIPVVEVDRRPGDPPALVGGSDRARSILGWNPQYADIDTILTHAWAWHQKRHS
- a CDS encoding VOC family protein, yielding MDSAAVLFHLAFPVADIAIAKAFYVEGLGCQPGRETANSLILNLYGHQLVAHTTPDLVPQKGIYPRHFGLVFMAEADWEALLDQAKTKNLTFYQNEKRRFTGSTLEHRTFFLQDPFYNLLEFKYYCHPTAIFGEIDQQQVGDAE
- a CDS encoding F0F1 ATP synthase subunit gamma — translated: MPNLKAIRDRIKSVKNTRKITEAMRLVAAAKVRRAQEQVIATRPFADRLAQVLYGLQSRLRFEEADLPLLKQREVKTVALLVISGDRGLCGGYNNNVIRKAEIRAQELAAEGLNYRFILVGRKASQYFKRREQPIEASFIGMEQIPTADEASTIADELLSLFLSDEVDRVELIYTRFVSLVSSRPVIQTLLPLDPQGLEVADDEIFRLTTRGGVFQVEREKVAGPTPTEFPQDMLFEQDPVQILEALLPLYLNNQILRALQESAASELAARMTAMNNASDNAKELAKTLNLTYNKARQAAITQEILEVVAGANSL
- the lepB gene encoding signal peptidase I is translated as MDPKLPQTSQVTPPTPAQPASPEPTSPWERWRSLWVGQWSNLRVLAIALAIALTVRVFIAEPRYIPSNSMDPTLHIGDRLLVEKISYRWQPPHRGDIVVFAPPPQLTRLGYAPQQAFIKRVIGEPGQTVQVSQGQVLVDGMPLQEAYLLEPPAYTLEPVTVPQGQVFVMGDNRNDSNDSHVWGGLPQGNIIGRARLRFWPLDRIGPVS